One genomic window of Salvia hispanica cultivar TCC Black 2014 unplaced genomic scaffold, UniMelb_Shisp_WGS_1.0 HiC_scaffold_482, whole genome shotgun sequence includes the following:
- the LOC125199393 gene encoding exocyst complex component EXO70H1-like, whose translation MPRKGMRSLCFSPKHSSSSTFSPPSSTPSRPSFYDSVMDRTLELAEPIITKWSPDTTALARVTSLFYENRREAKEFIKTVNNLQKAMHFLAAENSSSEKLIRAQNLMQIAMKRLQKEFYQILSMNRAQLDPESVSTRSSRTSVASSYSSYDDEDEDAEAADESISEVEDASMAAMADLRLISECMISSGYAKECLKIYKIIRKSIVDEGIYKLGVEKLSSSQIHKMDWNVLDLKIKSWLSAIRTAVATLFHGERILCDQVFAAADSIRESCFTEITKEGAMILFQFPEIVAKHSKQSPEKIFRALDMYTGIANHWPEIESIFSSETTAIIKSQALNSLVKLGEFTRAAINEFEAAIQKDSSKTPVAGAGTHFLTIDAMDYLSNLADYSNVLADILADPPASAKKKLPETYFGFSDSEESPAPAISLKMAWLILVLLCKLDTKANHYKDVSLAYLFLANNLQYVVVKVQTSNLKYLLGEEWVTKHEGIVKQFAANYERLGWGHVIDALPADPTAAVAPVKAAEIFRNFNSAFDQAHKKQAHCVVDDRKLRDHIKVSIASKIFRLYREFYNVNRENLAVVVRYAPEDVGHRLSDLFICHLESPSSDSRRPRSR comes from the coding sequence ATGCCGAGAAAAGGAATGCGAAGCTTGTGCTTTTCCCCGAAACACTCATCCTCCTCCACATTCTCTCCGCCCTCCTCTACTCCGTCGCGGCCGAGCTTCTACGACTCCGTGATGGACCGGACGCTCGAGCTGGCCGAGCCGATCATCACGAAATGGAGCCCCGACACCACCGCACTCGCCCGAGTCACCTCTCTCTTCTACGAGAACCGCCGCGAGGCCAAGGAATTCATCAAAACCGTCAACAATCTGCAGAAGGCGATGCACTTCCTCGCCGCGGAGAATTCGAGCTCCGAGAAGCTGATCCGCGCGCAGAATCTGATGCAGATCGCGATGAAGCGGCTGCAGAAGGAGTTCTACCAGATTCTATCGATGAATCGCGCTCAACTCGACCCCGAATCGGTCTCGACTCGGTCATCGCGAACCTCCGTTGCTTCGAGTTATTCCTCCTATGATGACGAAGATGAAGACGCTGAGGCGGCGGATGAGTCGATTTCGGAGGTGGAGGATGCTTCCATGGCGGCGATGGCGGATTTGAGATTGATTTCCGAATGTATGATCTCGTCTGGCTACGCCAAGGAGTGCTTGAAGATCTATAAAATTATCCGGAAATCGATCGTCGATGAAGGAATCTACAAGCTCGGAGTGGAGAAATTGAGCTCCTCACAGATTCATAAAATGGATTGGAATGTTCTAGATCTGAAAATTAAGAGCTGGCTGAGCGCGATTCGCACCGCCGTGGCGACGCTCTTCCACGGCGAGAGGATCCTCTGCGATCAGGTCTTCGCCGCCGCGGATTCCATCAGAGAATCGTGCTTCACCGAAATCACGAAGGAAGGCGCAATGATTCTGTTTCAATTTCCGGAAATCGTAGCGAAGCACAGCAAACAGTCGCCGGAGAAAATCTTCCGAGCACTCGACATGTACACCGGAATCGCCAACCACTGGCCGGAAATCGAATCGATCTTCTCCTCCGAAACGACCGCAATCATCAAATCGCAGGCGCTTAACTCGCTCGTGAAACTCGGCGAGTTCACCCGCGCCGCGATAAACGAATTCGAGGCGGCGATCCAGAAGGATTCGTCGAAAACTCCGGTCGCCGGCGCCGGAACTCACTTCCTCACGATCGATGCGATGGATTACTTATCGAATCTAGCCGATTACAGCAACGTCCTCGCCGACATCCTCGCCGATCCACCGGCGTCGGCGAAGAAAAAACTGCCGGAAACCTACTTCGGCTTCTCCGATTCAGAGGAATCGCCGGCGCCGGCGATCTCTCTGAAAATGGCGTGGCTGATCCTCGTCCTTCTCTGCAAGCTCGACACCAAAGCGAATCACTACAAAGACGTTTCGTTAGCGTATTTATTCCTCGCTAACAACCTTCAATACGTCGTCGTAAAGGTGCAAACCTCCAATCTGAAATATCTCCTCGGCGAAGAATGGGTGACGAAGCACGAAGGAATCGTGAAGCAGTTCGCGGCAAACTACGAGCGGCTGGGATGGGGCCATGTCATCGACGCGCTCCCGGCGGATCCGACGGCCGCGGTAGCTCCGGTGAAGGCTGCCGAGATCTTTAGAAATTTCAATTCGGCGTTCGATCAGGCGCACAAGAAACAGGCGCACTGCGTTGTAGACGATCGGAAGTTACGCGACCATATTAAGGTTTCGATTGCGAGCAAGATTTTTAGATTGTATCGCGAGTTTTACAACGTGAACCGCGAGAATTTGGCGGTTGTGGTCAGATATGCCCCTGAGGATGTCGGACATCGTCTTTCGGATTTGTTTATTTGTCACCTCGAGTCACCGTCTTCAGATTCTCGGCGCCCAAGATCTCGTTGA